The following are from one region of the Arthrobacter sp. TMP15 genome:
- a CDS encoding ABC transporter substrate-binding protein, producing MRRRLSLLAGVAALGLTLAACGGGGDTPTDSSNAKDATGKVGVFTWWADGSEKAGLDALVKVFGTDYPNVTFDNLAVAGGAGSQAKSVLAAQLKAGNPPDSFQAHAGAELQDYIDADQLEDLSGFYKDNDLAAQFPKDLVDRLTVDGKIYSVPSNIHRANVVWANVEVLKKAGVDPEKPAADLDGWFADMDKIKASGTIPLAVAGSWTQVQLFENILLSSLGTDGYNGLWDGKTDWKSAEVSTAIKAYEKALTYTNTDRDSLSDWAPATQLVQDGAAAYNVMGDWAEAKFAQDGDKPGVDYVYFPTPGTAGVFDFLADSFTLPKGAPNPAGAKAWLSTIGSAEGQTAFNKVKGSIPANTTAKTDDFSEYQKSAIKDFSQDKIVSSLAHGAAVPVAWLNDLSTAVSKFGGDKNVEGLQNSAASIAEKFAK from the coding sequence ATGCGACGTCGTCTATCGTTGCTTGCCGGAGTTGCAGCGCTGGGTCTGACCCTGGCGGCCTGTGGCGGCGGCGGCGACACACCCACCGACAGCTCCAACGCCAAAGATGCCACCGGAAAAGTTGGTGTATTTACTTGGTGGGCCGACGGTTCCGAAAAGGCTGGTCTTGACGCACTCGTCAAGGTATTTGGCACGGATTACCCGAACGTCACCTTTGACAACCTTGCCGTCGCCGGCGGGGCAGGTTCACAGGCCAAGAGCGTCCTGGCTGCCCAGCTGAAAGCTGGCAACCCGCCTGATTCTTTCCAGGCCCATGCAGGAGCTGAGCTGCAGGATTACATCGATGCTGACCAGCTTGAAGATCTGAGCGGCTTCTACAAGGACAACGACCTCGCCGCACAGTTCCCCAAGGATCTGGTTGACCGCCTGACGGTTGATGGCAAGATCTACTCCGTCCCCTCCAACATCCACCGTGCCAACGTGGTCTGGGCCAACGTTGAGGTCTTGAAGAAAGCCGGCGTGGATCCGGAAAAGCCTGCTGCCGATCTTGATGGTTGGTTCGCTGATATGGACAAGATCAAGGCTTCAGGAACCATCCCCTTGGCAGTGGCAGGTTCCTGGACACAGGTCCAGCTGTTCGAGAACATTCTCCTCTCAAGCTTGGGCACCGACGGTTACAACGGTCTCTGGGATGGCAAGACTGACTGGAAGAGCGCCGAAGTTTCCACAGCTATCAAGGCTTACGAGAAGGCTCTCACCTACACCAACACCGACCGCGACTCCCTCAGCGACTGGGCTCCGGCCACACAGCTGGTTCAGGATGGTGCAGCTGCCTACAACGTCATGGGCGACTGGGCTGAAGCTAAGTTTGCACAGGACGGCGACAAGCCTGGCGTTGACTACGTCTACTTCCCCACACCGGGAACAGCAGGAGTCTTCGACTTCCTAGCGGACTCCTTCACCCTCCCCAAGGGTGCTCCGAACCCCGCCGGCGCCAAGGCTTGGTTGAGCACCATTGGCTCGGCCGAGGGCCAGACCGCTTTCAACAAGGTCAAGGGTTCCATCCCGGCCAACACCACGGCAAAGACCGATGACTTCTCTGAATACCAGAAGAGCGCCATTAAGGACTTTAGCCAGGACAAGATCGTTTCATCCCTGGCCCACGGCGCAGCAGTGCCGGTTGCCTGGTTGAACGATCTGAGCACCGCCGTCAGCAAATTCGGTGGCGATAAGAACGTTGAAGGACTTCAGAACTCCGCTGCGTCCATCGCAGAGAAGTTCGCCAAGTAA
- a CDS encoding ROK family transcriptional regulator, producing MPENVSPLAAHGPKPGSQSALRQRNEQLIVATLREQGALPQAALARSTGLSTATISNIVKAMCASGLAATHPTTSSGRRALAVSLLETTDVAAGIDFGRSHVRMVLASPGFKVRAEKFAPLPVGHLAAESITAAAAMMNELLKESGIDRSQIIGAGVGVPGPIDHGTGTVIRGAILPEWVGVNIVSQLEEALRMPIFADNDANLGALAQVTWGEHRGVKDLVFLKIGSGIGAGLILNGSPYYGHTGVTGEIGHATIFDQGLVCRCGNRGCLETVASTAVMIELLSRGESYTLTVPEIIKKANAGDAATLRVIDDAGMAVGKAMANVVNMINPEIIVVGGPLAPLGDTLLNPIRRGLIRHAVPAIGEGTTVVMSSLGDRAEALGAIALALSHSHHQ from the coding sequence ATGCCCGAAAACGTCTCCCCACTTGCAGCCCATGGCCCCAAGCCAGGTTCACAGTCAGCGCTTCGCCAACGCAATGAACAGCTCATCGTCGCAACGTTGCGGGAACAAGGAGCCTTGCCTCAGGCAGCGCTGGCCCGTTCCACCGGACTGTCCACAGCCACGATCTCCAACATCGTCAAAGCCATGTGCGCCAGCGGATTAGCCGCAACCCATCCCACTACCAGCTCTGGGCGCCGCGCACTGGCAGTGTCCTTACTCGAAACCACAGATGTTGCAGCTGGAATCGATTTTGGCCGCAGCCACGTCCGCATGGTGCTGGCCAGCCCCGGCTTCAAGGTCAGGGCAGAAAAGTTCGCCCCGCTTCCTGTTGGCCACCTGGCAGCAGAGAGCATCACTGCTGCGGCCGCCATGATGAACGAACTACTGAAAGAATCGGGCATAGACCGCAGTCAGATCATTGGCGCTGGAGTGGGTGTTCCCGGCCCCATAGACCATGGCACTGGCACCGTAATCCGTGGCGCCATCCTGCCAGAATGGGTGGGAGTCAATATTGTTTCGCAGCTGGAAGAAGCACTTAGGATGCCCATCTTTGCTGACAATGACGCCAACCTTGGCGCGCTGGCGCAGGTAACGTGGGGCGAGCACCGGGGGGTGAAAGACCTGGTATTTCTAAAGATAGGCAGCGGCATCGGCGCTGGCCTGATTTTGAATGGTTCGCCATACTACGGACACACCGGTGTCACGGGTGAAATTGGCCATGCAACCATTTTTGATCAAGGTCTTGTATGCCGGTGCGGAAATCGCGGTTGCCTGGAAACCGTGGCCTCAACAGCTGTAATGATCGAACTTCTTAGCCGCGGCGAGTCTTACACCCTTACCGTTCCGGAAATCATCAAAAAAGCCAATGCGGGCGATGCTGCCACACTGCGTGTTATTGACGACGCCGGCATGGCCGTTGGCAAGGCGATGGCCAATGTTGTCAATATGATCAACCCTGAAATCATCGTGGTGGGCGGCCCGCTCGCTCCGCTGGGGGACACGTTGCTGAATCCCATTCGACGCGGCCTGATCCGGCATGCGGTCCCCGCCATAGGTGAGGGCACTACGGTTGTCATGTCCTCGCTGGGCGACAGGGCCGAGGCGCTGGGGGCCATTGCACTTGCCTTGAGCCACAGTCATCACCAGTAG
- a CDS encoding glyoxalase has translation MPSVEPYESAPAETEFGLGLHHVQLALPLGGEDACREFYVGVLGLTEVQKPLALAARGGLWVRADNLEIHLGVEEDFRPQKKAHPGILVANIDALSHRLEAHGHALEWDANFPGMRRFYVWDNNGNRLEFLSPQARN, from the coding sequence ATGCCATCGGTAGAACCCTACGAATCTGCTCCTGCTGAAACAGAATTCGGTTTAGGACTTCACCATGTTCAGCTAGCCCTGCCATTGGGAGGGGAGGATGCCTGCAGGGAATTCTATGTAGGAGTTCTTGGGCTTACAGAGGTCCAGAAACCTCTAGCCTTAGCAGCCCGCGGAGGTCTCTGGGTCCGGGCCGATAATCTAGAAATCCATCTGGGTGTAGAAGAAGATTTTCGCCCACAAAAGAAAGCGCACCCCGGTATTCTGGTCGCTAACATCGACGCTCTCTCTCATCGGCTCGAGGCTCACGGGCACGCTCTCGAATGGGACGCTAATTTCCCTGGCATGCGTCGGTTCTATGTTTGGGATAACAACGGCAACAGGCTTGAATTCTTATCCCCACAAGCCCGCAACTAA